In a genomic window of Flavobacterium lipolyticum:
- the ftsZ gene encoding cell division protein FtsZ, translating to MMSNSEFGSISFDLPKNQSNVIKVIGVGGGGSNAINHMFKQGIKGVDFIVCNTDSQALQNSSVPNKIQLGMNLTEGLGAGANPDVGQQSAIESIADIEKMLDRGTKMVFITAGMGGGTGTGAAPVIAQLAKEREILTVGIVTIPFQFEGKVRQEQALLGIEKLRKQVDSLIVINNNKLREVYGNLGFKAGFSKADEVLATASRGIAEVITHHYTQNIDLRDAKTVLSNSGTAIMGSSVAEGENRAKEAIISALDSPLLNDNKITGAKNVLLLIVSGSNEITLDEIGEINDHIQVEAGYNANIIMGVGEDEALGDAIAVTIIATGFDVEQQNDIVNTEPKKIIHTLEDEQRSVHNLTNKSVTSFDLTIDTPTSKSEEKIVFDLMDDEDTVAPVTPTPVVPVAAAPFEVAPVAVAPAMNQEELVVMSEFIKNLDVTFEIVSPITDIDFTITSPQAEAFQDIKPVQQVQQRTFEREEQTTFSFDLPIFRSEPEVRKEPVVEETKVLFELTNETRNIKVNDPVSFVPVTELSDKGVIKYSLEEYMEVENDLMTSKPVEKVVEEVIPAELNITMKPRPDFAVEPDYSTTANVSPMELTIEETLRLRAEERRKKLKEFNYKFHNNVSRIDELEKEPAYKRLGIDLSNSQANNTNSRISVGTDSNNDLQLRSNNSFLHDNVD from the coding sequence ATGATGAGCAACTCAGAATTTGGAAGTATTTCATTTGATTTACCAAAAAACCAATCAAATGTAATCAAAGTAATAGGTGTAGGTGGAGGTGGTAGTAATGCTATCAACCATATGTTTAAACAAGGTATTAAAGGCGTAGATTTTATCGTCTGTAATACCGATTCACAGGCACTGCAGAACAGTTCGGTTCCTAATAAGATTCAGTTAGGAATGAACTTAACAGAAGGTCTTGGTGCAGGAGCAAATCCTGATGTGGGACAGCAATCTGCTATAGAAAGTATCGCTGATATCGAAAAAATGTTAGACCGTGGTACTAAGATGGTATTTATTACCGCTGGTATGGGTGGAGGAACTGGTACAGGTGCAGCTCCGGTAATTGCACAGTTAGCTAAAGAAAGAGAGATCCTGACCGTTGGTATTGTGACGATTCCTTTTCAGTTTGAAGGGAAAGTACGTCAGGAGCAGGCACTTTTAGGAATTGAGAAATTGCGTAAGCAGGTCGATTCATTAATCGTGATCAACAATAATAAATTAAGAGAAGTATATGGAAATCTTGGTTTTAAAGCCGGATTCTCTAAAGCGGATGAAGTTTTGGCAACAGCCTCAAGAGGTATTGCTGAAGTAATTACGCATCACTATACTCAAAATATCGATTTACGTGACGCTAAAACTGTTCTTTCGAATAGTGGAACGGCGATCATGGGATCTTCTGTGGCAGAGGGCGAGAACAGAGCTAAGGAAGCTATTATTTCGGCATTGGACTCTCCGTTGCTGAACGATAATAAAATTACAGGAGCCAAAAACGTATTGTTGCTTATCGTTTCTGGATCAAATGAGATTACTTTGGATGAAATTGGAGAAATAAACGATCACATCCAGGTGGAAGCAGGTTACAATGCAAATATCATCATGGGAGTTGGTGAAGACGAAGCTCTTGGTGATGCTATTGCCGTAACTATTATTGCGACAGGTTTTGATGTTGAACAGCAAAATGATATCGTTAATACAGAGCCTAAAAAAATCATTCATACCTTGGAAGATGAGCAAAGAAGTGTTCATAATCTAACCAATAAGTCAGTTACTTCTTTTGATTTAACAATTGATACACCAACCAGTAAATCAGAAGAAAAAATTGTTTTTGATTTAATGGACGATGAAGACACGGTTGCTCCCGTAACTCCCACTCCGGTTGTACCAGTTGCAGCTGCACCATTTGAAGTTGCTCCGGTGGCAGTTGCTCCAGCGATGAATCAGGAAGAGTTAGTGGTAATGTCTGAGTTTATCAAAAATTTGGATGTTACGTTTGAAATTGTTTCGCCGATAACCGATATCGATTTTACGATTACGAGTCCGCAAGCCGAAGCTTTTCAGGATATAAAACCTGTTCAGCAAGTGCAGCAAAGAACATTCGAAAGAGAAGAGCAAACGACATTCTCCTTTGATTTGCCAATTTTCAGATCCGAACCAGAAGTTAGGAAAGAGCCAGTTGTTGAAGAAACTAAAGTTTTATTCGAATTAACAAACGAAACCCGTAATATTAAAGTAAATGATCCGGTTTCATTTGTACCGGTAACCGAGCTTTCTGATAAAGGAGTTATCAAGTATTCTTTAGAGGAATACATGGAAGTTGAAAACGATTTAATGACGTCAAAACCGGTTGAAAAAGTGGTAGAAGAAGTAATTCCTGCAGAATTAAATATCACCATGAAACCAAGACCTGATTTCGCTGTTGAACCGGATTACTCCACAACAGCAAATGTGTCTCCGATGGAATTGACAATTGAAGAGACTTTACGTTTAAGAGCAGAAGAAAGAAGAAAAAAATTAAAAGAATTTAATTATAAATTCCATAATAATGTGTCCAGAATTGATGAATTGGAGAAAGAGCCTGCTTACAAAAGATTAGGTATCGATTTGTCTAATTCACAAGCAAACAACACAAACTCAAGAATTTCGGTTGGAACAGACAGTAACAACGATTTGCAATTGCGTTCAAACAATTCGTTTTTGCACGACAACGTAGACTAG
- a CDS encoding GatB/YqeY domain-containing protein: MSLQTLIMDEIKTAMKAKDTVSLEALRAIKSEMLLAATASGSKEELTEDDEIKLLQRLVKTRKESARIFTEQNRPDLAEPELAQVAVIEKFLPAQLSEEEVEAVVAKIIAETGAVGIASMGKVMGLASAQLGGTAEGKTISTIVKKLLS; encoded by the coding sequence ATGAGTTTACAAACACTAATCATGGACGAGATTAAAACCGCCATGAAAGCGAAAGATACAGTAAGTTTAGAAGCATTAAGAGCTATTAAGTCTGAAATGTTACTGGCTGCAACGGCTTCAGGTTCTAAAGAAGAATTAACAGAAGACGATGAAATTAAATTGCTTCAGAGATTGGTGAAAACCCGTAAAGAAAGCGCCAGAATTTTCACAGAGCAAAATCGTCCTGATTTAGCAGAGCCTGAATTGGCTCAAGTAGCTGTAATCGAGAAGTTTTTACCGGCTCAGTTAAGTGAAGAAGAAGTAGAAGCAGTAGTAGCAAAAATCATTGCTGAAACTGGAGCTGTTGGAATTGCTTCAATGGGTAAAGTGATGGGATTGGCTTCTGCACAATTGGGAGGAACAGCTGAAGGGAAAACCATTTCTACAATTGTAAAAAAGTTATTATCGTAA
- a CDS encoding TauD/TfdA family dioxygenase, whose product MEALDLLTSFDFEKDFNLQDVIKTLQKGQAIVLIENFPLLDHEFQSFINSIGDSVKENRNNCRQDIFDVKIAKQNNFFTSIATSALAFPLHTDCADFDVIPNCVGLLCVEPAIKEQGANNFVFLRKIINQLPENVIHNLLHKKWKFRNQYRSVLSLNNGNYYICYDRITMESFSEINEKEMEELNNLDKIFEANSFKIKLKKQDLVLFRNDLLLHGRDEIAIDSKRLIKRIRFNMN is encoded by the coding sequence ATGGAGGCATTGGACTTGTTAACTAGTTTTGATTTTGAAAAAGATTTCAATCTTCAAGATGTAATTAAAACATTGCAAAAGGGGCAAGCTATAGTGCTTATAGAAAATTTTCCCTTATTAGATCATGAATTTCAATCATTTATCAATAGTATTGGAGATTCTGTAAAAGAAAATAGAAACAATTGTAGGCAAGACATTTTTGATGTAAAAATAGCTAAGCAAAATAATTTTTTTACCTCTATTGCTACTTCGGCTTTGGCCTTTCCTTTGCATACTGATTGTGCTGATTTTGATGTAATTCCAAACTGTGTAGGTCTTTTATGTGTCGAGCCAGCCATCAAGGAGCAAGGTGCAAATAACTTTGTTTTTTTAAGAAAAATAATAAATCAATTACCTGAAAATGTTATCCATAATCTATTACATAAAAAATGGAAATTCCGAAATCAGTATAGAAGTGTTTTAAGTCTCAATAATGGCAACTATTACATTTGTTATGACAGAATAACTATGGAATCATTTTCCGAAATCAATGAGAAGGAAATGGAAGAACTAAATAATTTAGATAAAATTTTTGAAGCTAATTCTTTTAAAATTAAATTAAAAAAGCAAGATTTAGTATTATTCAGAAATGATTTACTACTGCATGGACGAGATGAAATAGCTATAGACTCAAAAAGATTAATCAAAAGAATAAGGTTTAATATGAATTAA
- a CDS encoding AraC family transcriptional regulator: MTKEESIKEYYFRINKSIDYIKENLHEELSLEKLAALCSFSKFHFHRIFKSVTGRTINEFIKNAKIERALFFLMNNPSKTISEIANDCGFLSVSSFSRSFREVRQMTPSEWREQYKNSNIRIIDSNIGKMQSEIENYLALKLNNLKNIEMSEMKKLDFEVKNLEAFNVIYIRNLNIHSHDSETFEEMFKKLFSWATPRNLVNFPETKALTVYRSNANLSGMLQADVCLSVPEKIVGEGIVGNTIISGGLYAIFHKEGPMSECFKTWNYIYEVWFEENGYQPDNRNFFLSHLNDPKLHPENLHIVDIYIPIKLL; encoded by the coding sequence ATGACAAAGGAAGAGTCTATTAAAGAGTATTATTTTAGAATCAATAAGAGTATAGATTACATTAAAGAAAATCTTCATGAAGAGCTTTCTTTAGAAAAACTGGCAGCGCTTTGCAGCTTTTCAAAGTTTCATTTTCATAGAATTTTTAAGTCTGTTACAGGAAGAACAATCAATGAATTTATTAAAAATGCAAAGATAGAGAGGGCGCTGTTTTTCCTGATGAATAATCCGTCAAAGACAATTAGTGAAATAGCCAATGATTGTGGTTTTTTGAGTGTTTCCTCTTTTTCAAGGAGTTTTCGTGAAGTCAGACAGATGACACCAAGCGAATGGCGGGAGCAGTATAAAAATAGCAATATTCGTATAATAGATAGCAATATTGGAAAAATGCAGTCTGAAATCGAAAACTACCTTGCACTCAAATTAAATAATTTAAAAAATATTGAAATGAGTGAAATGAAAAAACTTGATTTTGAAGTTAAAAATCTTGAGGCGTTTAATGTTATTTACATCAGAAATCTCAATATCCACAGTCATGATAGTGAAACATTTGAAGAGATGTTTAAAAAGCTTTTCAGCTGGGCTACTCCAAGAAATTTAGTAAATTTTCCTGAAACCAAAGCATTAACCGTTTACAGAAGTAATGCTAATTTATCAGGAATGCTTCAGGCTGACGTTTGTTTGTCTGTTCCTGAGAAAATAGTTGGAGAGGGCATAGTGGGTAATACAATAATAAGTGGAGGATTATATGCCATTTTCCATAAAGAAGGACCAATGTCAGAATGTTTTAAAACCTGGAATTACATATACGAAGTGTGGTTTGAAGAAAATGGTTATCAGCCCGATAATAGAAATTTCTTTTTAAGTCATTTAAATGATCCTAAATTGCATCCGGAAAACCTTCATATTGTCGATATCTATATACCAATAAAATTACTGTAG
- a CDS encoding DUF962 domain-containing protein translates to MRTLEQWFDEYAVSHQNPKNKAIHYICVPAIYFSIVGLLMSIPSYFISNTLKLNAPVLENWAAVVLIFVLLFYLRLSVTMALKIAVFSAICLVVNYYVGQVLPLWIFSIGVFIIAWIGQFYGHNIEGKKPSFLKDLQFLMIGPAWVVENLFSKK, encoded by the coding sequence ATGAGAACATTAGAACAATGGTTTGATGAATACGCTGTGAGTCATCAGAACCCTAAGAATAAGGCGATACATTATATTTGTGTACCAGCGATCTACTTTTCGATAGTTGGACTGTTAATGAGTATTCCAAGTTATTTCATCTCCAATACCTTAAAATTGAACGCTCCTGTTCTGGAAAACTGGGCGGCTGTTGTTTTAATTTTTGTGCTTCTTTTTTATCTTCGTCTGTCGGTAACGATGGCTTTGAAAATTGCTGTTTTTTCGGCAATTTGTTTGGTTGTAAATTACTATGTCGGACAAGTTTTACCGTTATGGATCTTTTCTATTGGCGTATTTATAATTGCCTGGATTGGTCAATTCTACGGACATAATATTGAAGGAAAAAAACCTTCTTTTTTGAAAGATTTACAATTTCTAATGATTGGTCCAGCCTGGGTAGTGGAGAATTTATTTTCTAAGAAGTAA
- a CDS encoding TMEM143 family protein — MTREHYIPFNKEFLLEQQLTVFAKDSKKTDDFRKLFDIIEHYFHYEAFNLNRNLKQNYALFDPDLSLKERENFIGKSDFNVFKKTLLTVLEQGNYRRIDQETLDKAFEDSDLIGLKLSIDFNAYKDYELYVRGHHKAKEKMRKYFFWKKEIEIEYYDRVLIYLHYSEADYIKEKKVKLGKMPIEPGSVALKIFKRVPKNDLETIFPNAIPRMSTKDKLLFWVPGIGGGISLLSTTVIPALIGMYAAYQSGEAIDLLNSKASLNQGLIALGILSLYLFRQYSNFVNKRIKYSKILSDSLYFKNLGNNSGAFYSLLNSSEEEVLKETILAYTFLYKTEYPITAEELDNQIESWFTTTLNANLDFDVQDALLKLKTMGLAVESNGKWSVIPLDEALVTVDSLWDNVFDYNQKIEVSEYI; from the coding sequence ATGACACGAGAACACTATATTCCCTTTAACAAGGAATTTCTATTGGAACAACAACTAACTGTCTTTGCCAAAGATTCGAAGAAAACGGATGATTTCAGAAAACTGTTTGATATTATCGAACACTATTTCCATTACGAAGCTTTTAATCTTAATCGAAATCTGAAGCAAAACTACGCTTTGTTTGATCCTGATTTAAGTCTGAAAGAACGCGAAAATTTTATAGGTAAAAGTGATTTCAACGTTTTCAAGAAAACATTACTTACGGTATTAGAACAGGGGAATTATCGTCGGATAGATCAGGAAACACTGGACAAAGCTTTTGAAGATTCAGACTTAATCGGTTTGAAGCTTTCAATTGATTTCAACGCCTATAAAGACTACGAATTATACGTTCGTGGACATCATAAGGCAAAAGAAAAGATGCGAAAATATTTTTTCTGGAAGAAAGAAATTGAAATTGAATATTACGATCGTGTCCTGATTTATCTTCATTACAGCGAAGCTGATTATATTAAAGAAAAGAAAGTAAAACTGGGAAAAATGCCTATCGAACCGGGTTCGGTTGCTTTAAAGATTTTTAAACGTGTTCCTAAAAACGATCTCGAAACTATATTCCCAAATGCTATTCCAAGAATGTCTACCAAAGATAAGTTGCTCTTTTGGGTTCCGGGAATAGGAGGCGGAATTTCACTTTTAAGTACAACTGTAATTCCTGCTTTGATTGGCATGTATGCCGCGTATCAATCGGGAGAAGCTATCGATTTATTAAACAGCAAAGCCTCTTTAAATCAGGGTTTAATTGCACTGGGTATTTTATCCCTTTATTTGTTTCGTCAGTACAGTAACTTTGTCAATAAAAGAATCAAATACTCTAAAATACTTTCAGACAGCCTTTACTTTAAAAATCTCGGAAACAATAGCGGTGCTTTCTATTCACTTCTAAATTCCTCTGAAGAAGAAGTATTGAAAGAAACGATACTGGCCTATACCTTTTTATACAAAACCGAATATCCCATTACTGCCGAAGAACTCGACAATCAAATTGAGTCCTGGTTTACAACAACACTAAATGCAAATCTGGACTTTGATGTACAGGATGCTTTGTTGAAATTAAAAACTATGGGACTAGCCGTTGAATCCAATGGTAAATGGAGTGTTATCCCTTTAGATGAGGCATTGGTAACCGTTGACTCATTATGGGATAATGTTTTTGACTACAATCAAAAAATAGAAGTTTCTGAATACATTTAA